In Streptacidiphilus sp. P02-A3a, the DNA window CCCCGATCCGCTCTCAACTATGGTCGGTAAGTCGGTGAATCAATGCGCCGGGCAATCGGCGCGTGGTTTTCTACATAGTGTTGCGTGTGGGGGCATCGCATCAGACGGGGTGCCCACGGGGGGAGGACGATCGTCATGGTTCAGCAGGAGCAGGTTCTTTCGCATGTGGCGGAAGGCGCGATCCCGGAGCAGCGGAACGGCGTCGGCGCGTCACGGCGCGGTGCGCAGCTGCGGGTGGACGCGCGGCGCAATCTGGAGAGCGTACTGCGCGCCGCCCGGGAAGTGTTCGGTGAACTGGGTTACGGCGCGCCGATGGAGGAGGTCGCCCGGCGGGCGGGGGTCGGGGTCGGCACGGTCTACCGGCGCTTTCCGAGCAAGGAGGTGCTGGTCCACCGGATCGCCTCGGAGGAGGTCCAGTGGCTGACCTCGCAGGCGTGGGAGTCGCTGAACGGTGATCAGCAGCCTTGGGACGCCCTCGCCGGGTACCTGTCGCGGGCGGTCGCGACCGGCGCCGGGCGGCTGCTGCCGCCGGAGGCCTTCCGACGCGCCGAGCTCCTGGACCGGGTGCCCGGTCAGGGGGTGGTGCTGCCGCTGTCGGAGGCGGCTGATCCGGCGGCGACGGTCGGGGCGGACGTGGATCCGGCGCGGCTGGTGGAACTCCTGGAGCTGCTGGCCCGGTTGGTGGACCGGGCGCGGGCGGCCGGGGAGCTGCGGACCGGCGTGTCGGTGGCGGACGTGGTGCTGGTGCTGACGGCGTCGGTGCCCGCGCAGCCGGGGGCGGCGGGCCCGGCGGGCTCGGTGCCGGGGCCCGCTGCGGGTCCGGCCTCGGGTCCGGTGTCGGCTTCGCCGGACCCGACGGTGCCCGAGGGTACGGCGGCGCGGCTGCTGCGGATCCTGCTCGCCGGGTTGCGCGCGGGCGCGTAACCCGCGCACGTGCCCAGGAGGTTTTCGTGCCTTCGATGTTCGCTCCTCTGTTCGTACGCGCACTCCACGGACGAGTGGTAGCGGCAGGATCAGCCAGGTCCGGGGCGGATGCCGTGGGAGCCTGTGGCCGTGGATCGACACGAGGGCTGCCATGCGCGATGACGGCCAGGACGAACGCGCCTCGGACGGCGGCGACCTGGACGACGCCGGAGCAGGACGCGGTGGACCGGATCACGACGGCGCGGGACACGGTGGCGTGGGACACGGTGGCGTCGACGGAAGCGCGGTGGCTCTCGGTCGGCTCGACCCGGCCACGGAGGTACTCGATCCGGCGCCCCAGGTGCCACCCCAGATGCCTCGCCAGGGGCGGCCGCCCCGGCGGCGGCGCGGGCCCGGGTCCGTCCCGTCCGGGCCCGCCGTACCGCCCTCCGGCGGCCCCGTGGACGGCGAGGAGTTGCCCTCCTCCGACGCGCTGCTCGCCGCGGCCGTGCGGGCCGGTGAGGACTCGGCGTTCGAGGAGCTGTACCGGCGGCACGCGGAGGCGGTCCGCCGGTACGCCCGTACCTGCTGCCGGGACGCCTTCACCGCGGAGGACCTTGCGGGCGAGGTGTTCGCCCGCACCTTCCAGGCGCTGCGCGCCGGGAAGGGCCCGGATCTGGCCGTCCGCGCCTACCTGCTGACGGCGGTCCGCAACATCGCGGCGACCTGGACCCGCAGCGACCGGCGCGAGCAGCTGGTGGACGACTTCACCCTGTTCGCCGCCACCTCCCCCGCCGTGGCGAGCGTCGACGTCACCGACCCGGGCGCGGACACCTGGGCGATGGCCGAGATCGACCAGTCGCTGGTGGTACGGGCGTTCCGTCAGCTCGACGCCGACGACCGGATGCTGCTGTGGCACACCGTGGTCGAGCGGGAACCCCCGCGCGAGGTGGCGCTGCTGATCGGCAAGACCGCCAACGCCACGTCGGTGCAGGCCAGTCGGGCCCGGGACCGGCTGGCGACGGAGTTCCTGCAGGCGCACGTCTCGGACTCGCAGAAGTCCGACTGCAAGAAGTACGCGCGCAAGCTGGCCGCGTTCGCCCGGGGGTCGCTGGGCAAGCGCGCCGCCGCCGACTTCCGCGTGCACCTGCGGGACTGCGACCGCTGCTCGGCCGCGTACCTGGAACTGGTGGACCTCAACCACAGCCTGCGGGAGCTGCTTCCGTCCGGGCTGCTGGTCTGGCTCGGCTCCGGCTACTTCGCGACGGTCGCGGCCGGGCTCGCGGGCGGCGCGGCCGTCGGCGGCGCCGCCCTGGGCGCGACCAGCGCGGCCTCCAGCACCACCGCGGCCGGGGCGGCGGCCGGGGCCGCCGGTTCCGGCGGGTCGGGCGCGGCCGGGGGCGCGGCGGCGGAGGGCCTGGGGCTGCCCGCCAAGGCGGGGATCGCGGCGGCGGTGACGGTCGTCGCCGTGGCCGGGCTGGTGTTCGCGCTCAGCGGCAGCAGCCACCCCAAACCGGCGGCGCCGAAGGCGCAGCTGGTGGTACCCGCGTCGGCCCCGGTGGCGATCGCACCGCCGCCCAGTCCGCCGCCGCCACCACCGGTCGTACCACCGCCCCCTCCTCCGTCTCCTCCGCCGCCGCCAGCACCGGCACCGGTGGTCCGGCCGACGCCCGCGCCGGTCGTCGTCCCGCCGAAGCCGAGGGTCAGGCCCAAGCCCCGGCCGAGGCCGGCGCCCCCGGTGCCGTCGGCGGACTACTACGTGGACGCGCTGCCCTACGCGGGCCTCGGTTCGGCCAAGGGCCCCAGCCTGCGGACCGACCCCGGGGACGGGGTGTGGCAGCGGACCGGGGACATCCGGATCGGCGGCGTCAGCTACGGCCGTGGGATCACCTCGACCGCGCCGTCCTCCGTGCCGATCGACCTGAACGGGCAGTGCCGCGAGTTCGACGCCTATGCCGGGGTCGACGACATGGAGCTGGGCCTGGGCGCGGTCCGGTTCTCGGTGCTGGACGACGCCACCGGTCGCATCCTGTGGAGTTCCGGGGTCGTCAACGGCGGCGACCCGGCGGTGCCGGTACGGGTGAACCTGCGCGGCGTGTCGGCGATCCGGCTGGTGACCGAGCCCGCCGACGGTTCGCTGGTGCCCGATGTCGCGGACTGGGCGGACGCGCGGTTCAGCTGCGGGTAACCGCACCGGCGGCCGGTGGCTGGGGCTGAGCCGGTGGCTGAGTCGGCTTCCGGGCGCGGACGAGGGCGACGGTGCGCGCTCCGACGGTGACGGTGCGGGCAGCGGCGGCGGTGAAGCCGGAGGCCTGGGCGAGAGCGGCCGCGTCGGCGGCGGTGTCGGGCAGCGCGAGGTCGGTGGCGAGCAGCTCGGCGAAGGCGCCGCCCGGGTGGAAGCCCACGGTCAGCGGCAGGGTGAAGCCGACCCGGCCGCCGGGGCGCAGCACGCGCAGCCAGTCGGCCAGCGCCGGTCGTCCCAGGAAGTGCAGCGAGGAGGCGCAGAGCACCACGTCCAGTCCGGCGTCGGCCACCGGCAGTGGCAGCGCGGGGGCCACCCGCCAGTCGATCGCCCCGGCCGGTGCCAGCCGCGCCGCGCGCGCCCGGCCCGCGGCGACCATCCCGGGCGACAGGTCGAGCGCCAGCACCGGGGCGCCGCCGGGGTGGGCGGCCCGGACCGCCGCGACGGCGAGGGCCACGGCCCCGGTGCCGCAGGCGACGTCGGCCACCGACTCGGCCGGGGCCGGGGCGACGAAGGCGACCAGGGCCCGGGCGATCCGGTCGTGGTACGCGTCGTCGTAGTCCCCGGCCAGGGCGTCGAACGCCTGGGCCGTTCGCTGGTTCGGCTGCGTCATGCGGAGAAGCTACCGCCCACGGCTCCACACGCCATCGGGAAACGCGATGTCCTTTGGCCGCCAGCGTCAGCCAGCAGATTCACGGAGAGTAGGTAGCAGAGTAGGTAACCGACAGCCGACGTGACGCACCGTGGGCCGCACACCGATTCCCGTCCCGTGAAGGGGAGAACCATGCACATCGTCCCTGGCCTGAAAGTGCTGTACTTCGGCACTCCGGTGGTTCTGATCAGTACCCGCAACGAGGACGGCACCGCGAATCTCGCGCCCATGTCGTCCGCCTGGTGGCTGGGGCGGTCCTGCATGCTCGGGCTGGGCAACACCGCACAGACGACGTTGAACATGCTGCGCGAGCGCGAGTGCGTGCTCAACCTGCCGTCGTCGGCGATGGTCGACGTGGTCGACCGGATCGCGCTCACCACCGGCAATCCCGATCTCACGCCCCGCAGACTGCAACAGGGATACCGCTACGAGCCGGACAAGTTCACGCTGGGCGGGCTGACCGAGCAGGCGTCAGAACTGGTCGGCGCGCCTCGGGTCGCGGAGTGCCCGATCCAGTTGGAGTGCCGGGTGGTCGCTTCCCATCCCTTCCAGGATCCCGACACCAAGTGCACGTACTTCGAGGTCGAGGTGGATCGGGCCCACGTCGAGGAGGATCTGGTGATCCCGGGAACCCACCATGTGGACCCGCTCGGCTGGGACCCGCTGAT includes these proteins:
- a CDS encoding TetR/AcrR family transcriptional regulator encodes the protein MVQQEQVLSHVAEGAIPEQRNGVGASRRGAQLRVDARRNLESVLRAAREVFGELGYGAPMEEVARRAGVGVGTVYRRFPSKEVLVHRIASEEVQWLTSQAWESLNGDQQPWDALAGYLSRAVATGAGRLLPPEAFRRAELLDRVPGQGVVLPLSEAADPAATVGADVDPARLVELLELLARLVDRARAAGELRTGVSVADVVLVLTASVPAQPGAAGPAGSVPGPAAGPASGPVSASPDPTVPEGTAARLLRILLAGLRAGA
- a CDS encoding sigma-70 family RNA polymerase sigma factor; translation: MRDDGQDERASDGGDLDDAGAGRGGPDHDGAGHGGVGHGGVDGSAVALGRLDPATEVLDPAPQVPPQMPRQGRPPRRRRGPGSVPSGPAVPPSGGPVDGEELPSSDALLAAAVRAGEDSAFEELYRRHAEAVRRYARTCCRDAFTAEDLAGEVFARTFQALRAGKGPDLAVRAYLLTAVRNIAATWTRSDRREQLVDDFTLFAATSPAVASVDVTDPGADTWAMAEIDQSLVVRAFRQLDADDRMLLWHTVVEREPPREVALLIGKTANATSVQASRARDRLATEFLQAHVSDSQKSDCKKYARKLAAFARGSLGKRAAADFRVHLRDCDRCSAAYLELVDLNHSLRELLPSGLLVWLGSGYFATVAAGLAGGAAVGGAALGATSAASSTTAAGAAAGAAGSGGSGAAGGAAAEGLGLPAKAGIAAAVTVVAVAGLVFALSGSSHPKPAAPKAQLVVPASAPVAIAPPPSPPPPPPVVPPPPPPSPPPPPAPAPVVRPTPAPVVVPPKPRVRPKPRPRPAPPVPSADYYVDALPYAGLGSAKGPSLRTDPGDGVWQRTGDIRIGGVSYGRGITSTAPSSVPIDLNGQCREFDAYAGVDDMELGLGAVRFSVLDDATGRILWSSGVVNGGDPAVPVRVNLRGVSAIRLVTEPADGSLVPDVADWADARFSCG
- a CDS encoding class I SAM-dependent methyltransferase, which translates into the protein MTQPNQRTAQAFDALAGDYDDAYHDRIARALVAFVAPAPAESVADVACGTGAVALAVAAVRAAHPGGAPVLALDLSPGMVAAGRARAARLAPAGAIDWRVAPALPLPVADAGLDVVLCASSLHFLGRPALADWLRVLRPGGRVGFTLPLTVGFHPGGAFAELLATDLALPDTAADAAALAQASGFTAAAARTVTVGARTVALVRARKPTQPPAQPQPPAAGAVTRS
- a CDS encoding flavin reductase family protein encodes the protein MHIVPGLKVLYFGTPVVLISTRNEDGTANLAPMSSAWWLGRSCMLGLGNTAQTTLNMLRERECVLNLPSSAMVDVVDRIALTTGNPDLTPRRLQQGYRYEPDKFTLGGLTEQASELVGAPRVAECPIQLECRVVASHPFQDPDTKCTYFEVEVDRAHVEEDLVIPGTHHVDPLGWDPLIMKFCEFFGGGQNVHPSRLADGWEMPHQLEQANA